The Microbacterium sp. LWH7-1.2 genome window below encodes:
- a CDS encoding GNAT family N-acetyltransferase gives MPLPESYRLTPVDADRLEDVLRLDTWAFPTERSIDTLRELPSPLSWDRTYGVARVGDDEVLAGFHGAYPLRAYPVPGAEVSCGWLTWVGVHPGHRRRGILRGMIEHHFADCLANGEAISGLMAAETPIYGRFGYGMASTQLDLTIPRRAALRPVAGASELEVDLEEWDAEAHGDLVASIHRDYARLPAGLGRPGWATRETPEQRTAREADPPAYRGGKESLRLLLVRDTADNTLAYATFRRAMSWERAGAEGTVHVREAVALTAAAAHRMWSVLLDLDLTSRVQISHLPIDDPIVSLLVDIRPAVPDYQDNSWIRILDLPAALGGRCYAGDVDVVLEVTDTMLPANAGRWRVRAAAWEHAEVAASDSEPDLVLDIRELGAAHLGSVSLASLAQAGLIEVRTPDALRRASAAWSWPVAAGANWIF, from the coding sequence ATGCCGCTTCCCGAGTCCTACCGCCTCACCCCCGTCGACGCCGATCGGCTCGAAGACGTCCTCCGCCTGGACACGTGGGCGTTTCCCACCGAACGCTCCATCGACACGCTGCGGGAGCTGCCGAGCCCGCTCAGCTGGGATCGCACCTACGGCGTCGCCCGCGTCGGCGACGACGAGGTGCTCGCGGGCTTCCACGGCGCGTATCCGCTGCGCGCCTATCCCGTCCCCGGGGCCGAGGTCTCCTGCGGATGGCTCACCTGGGTCGGCGTGCACCCGGGGCACCGGCGCCGCGGCATCCTCCGCGGCATGATCGAGCACCACTTCGCCGACTGCCTGGCGAACGGCGAGGCGATCTCGGGCCTGATGGCCGCAGAGACCCCGATCTACGGCCGCTTCGGATACGGAATGGCCTCGACCCAGCTGGACCTCACGATCCCCCGGCGCGCCGCACTTCGGCCGGTCGCCGGGGCGTCGGAGCTCGAGGTCGACTTGGAGGAATGGGATGCTGAGGCACACGGCGATCTCGTGGCCTCGATCCATCGCGACTACGCGCGGCTGCCCGCGGGGCTCGGCCGCCCGGGGTGGGCGACGCGCGAGACGCCCGAGCAGCGCACGGCGCGCGAGGCCGATCCGCCCGCGTACCGCGGTGGCAAGGAGTCGCTGCGACTGCTGCTGGTGCGCGACACGGCCGACAACACGCTCGCGTACGCGACCTTCCGGCGTGCGATGTCGTGGGAGCGCGCCGGCGCCGAAGGCACCGTGCACGTGCGCGAGGCCGTCGCGCTCACGGCGGCCGCCGCGCACCGCATGTGGTCGGTGCTGCTCGACCTCGATCTCACGAGCCGCGTCCAGATCTCCCACCTGCCCATCGATGACCCGATCGTCTCGCTGCTCGTCGACATCCGGCCCGCGGTGCCCGACTACCAGGACAACTCGTGGATCCGGATCCTCGACCTGCCGGCGGCCCTCGGCGGGCGGTGCTACGCGGGCGACGTCGACGTGGTGCTCGAGGTGACCGACACGATGCTGCCCGCGAATGCCGGTCGCTGGCGCGTGCGGGCCGCAGCGTGGGAGCACGCAGAGGTGGCGGCATCCGATTCCGAACCCGACCTCGTGCTCGACATCCGCGAGCTCGGAGCGGCGCACCTCGGGTCGGTCTCGCTCGCGTCGCTCGCGCAGGCCGGGCTCATCGAGGTCCGGACGCCCGACGCGCTGCGCCGAGCCTCGGCGGCGTGGTCCTGGCCGGTCGCGGCCGGCGCGAACTGGATCTTCTGA
- the rpsR gene encoding 30S ribosomal protein S18, whose translation MAGKATGDRRKPRKGAKNAAPAKAIRVGLIDYKDVATLRKFISERGKIRARRITGVSVQEQRLIAKAIKNAREMALLPYAGAGR comes from the coding sequence ATGGCTGGAAAGGCAACCGGCGACCGCCGGAAGCCGCGGAAGGGCGCGAAGAACGCGGCCCCCGCGAAGGCGATCCGTGTCGGTCTCATCGACTACAAGGACGTCGCGACGCTTCGCAAGTTCATCTCGGAGCGCGGGAAGATCCGCGCCCGTCGTATCACCGGTGTCTCGGTGCAGGAGCAGCGTCTGATCGCCAAGGCGATCAAGAACGCGCGCGAAATGGCGCTCCTGCCTTACGCCGGCGCTGGCCGCTAA
- the rplI gene encoding 50S ribosomal protein L9, with product MAKLILTNEVAGLGSAGDVVEVKNGFARNYLIPQGFAVAWTRGGEKQVASIRAAREARAIHDHEEAVALKNSLETNKVRLAVKAGAEGRLFGAVKTVDVAEAVKAAGLGELDKRKIHITSPIKSVGEHEATVRLRDDLTAVITLQVVAAK from the coding sequence ATGGCAAAGCTCATTCTCACGAACGAGGTCGCCGGGCTCGGTAGCGCCGGTGACGTGGTCGAGGTCAAGAACGGGTTCGCCCGCAACTACCTCATCCCCCAGGGCTTCGCGGTCGCATGGACCCGCGGTGGCGAGAAGCAGGTGGCGTCGATCCGCGCCGCTCGCGAGGCGCGCGCGATCCACGACCACGAAGAGGCTGTGGCGCTCAAGAACTCCCTCGAGACCAACAAGGTCCGCCTCGCCGTCAAGGCCGGCGCCGAGGGTCGCCTGTTCGGTGCGGTCAAGACCGTCGACGTGGCGGAGGCCGTCAAGGCCGCCGGCCTCGGCGAGCTCGACAAGCGCAAGATCCACATCACCTCCCCGATCAAGTCGGTGGGCGAGCACGAGGCGACCGTTCGCCTGCGCGACGACCTCACCGCCGTGATCACCCTGCAGGTGGTCGCCGCCAAGTAA